One part of the Rhodococcus oxybenzonivorans genome encodes these proteins:
- a CDS encoding carboxylesterase/lipase family protein: MASDIRTTGTVATDRAATDTVVKTTDGMVRGRRLDDLVAWRGIPYAAPPVGPLRLRAPQPVTPWSGELDATEFGDAAVQHKKFTVLRPGKYQPSSENCLTLNVLARPGTSGKPRPVMVFVHGGAYTLGMSATALYGGQSLVRRGDIVYVSINYRLGSLGYLDFTQFSTPERPFDSNLGLRDQVAALEWVQRNIAGFGGDPDNVTLFGESAGGNAVTTLMTTPSARGLFARAIAESSAPGLVTTAERAAGWAADYVKLLGAEPENAAEALSTSPVGALGRAGNRLGAKVLVETPGLHPFGPVIDGDFLPKPPLDAFSDGSAHRVPLIIGTNSREGTLFPKVLDALPTDPARIGRMFELTDPAAQARVTAAYPGYPAPDAAVDLGGDLTFWKPSVELAQAHCAYAPTYSYRFDFAPRIMTWLGLDATHGFELLAVFGVADTRFGRALTLAGGRRGLKDVTDTVQRNWLQFATHGTPSAAWPRYDTDRRATLVFDTVTTVQDDPRRERRLAWEGYEGYYGQGL; the protein is encoded by the coding sequence ATGGCGTCCGACATTCGCACGACAGGCACAGTCGCGACCGACAGAGCAGCGACCGACACAGTGGTGAAGACCACCGACGGGATGGTGCGCGGCCGACGGCTCGACGACCTCGTGGCCTGGCGCGGGATTCCCTATGCTGCCCCGCCGGTAGGTCCGCTGCGACTGCGGGCGCCCCAGCCGGTCACCCCGTGGAGCGGGGAACTCGATGCCACCGAATTCGGGGACGCGGCCGTGCAGCACAAGAAGTTCACGGTGCTGCGGCCGGGCAAGTACCAGCCGAGCAGTGAGAACTGTCTGACCCTCAACGTTCTGGCCAGGCCCGGCACCTCCGGTAAGCCCCGCCCGGTGATGGTGTTCGTCCACGGCGGCGCATACACACTGGGCATGTCTGCGACCGCACTGTACGGCGGTCAGTCACTGGTACGCCGGGGCGATATCGTCTACGTGTCGATCAACTACCGGCTCGGTTCGCTCGGCTACCTCGATTTCACCCAGTTCTCCACCCCCGAGCGGCCATTCGATTCCAACCTCGGGCTGCGCGACCAGGTGGCGGCACTCGAGTGGGTGCAACGCAACATCGCCGGATTCGGCGGCGACCCCGACAATGTCACCCTGTTCGGTGAGTCCGCGGGCGGAAACGCGGTCACCACCTTGATGACCACACCTTCCGCTCGCGGCCTGTTCGCTCGTGCGATCGCCGAGAGCTCGGCGCCCGGTCTCGTCACGACGGCCGAGCGGGCCGCCGGGTGGGCCGCCGACTACGTGAAACTCCTGGGCGCCGAACCGGAGAACGCGGCCGAGGCCTTGAGTACCTCACCCGTCGGAGCGCTCGGTCGAGCGGGAAACCGGCTGGGTGCCAAGGTTCTGGTGGAAACTCCCGGGCTTCACCCGTTCGGTCCCGTGATCGACGGGGACTTTCTTCCGAAGCCACCGCTCGACGCGTTCTCCGACGGCTCCGCGCACCGTGTCCCGCTGATCATCGGCACCAACAGCCGTGAGGGCACACTGTTCCCGAAGGTCTTGGACGCCCTGCCCACCGATCCTGCGCGGATCGGCCGGATGTTCGAGCTCACCGACCCAGCGGCACAAGCCCGCGTCACCGCAGCCTATCCGGGCTATCCAGCCCCCGACGCCGCGGTGGACCTCGGTGGTGACCTGACGTTCTGGAAACCGTCGGTGGAACTGGCCCAGGCGCATTGCGCCTACGCACCGACGTACAGTTATCGGTTCGACTTCGCTCCGCGGATCATGACATGGCTCGGACTCGACGCCACCCACGGATTCGAATTACTCGCCGTCTTCGGTGTCGCCGACACTCGTTTCGGTCGCGCGCTCACGTTGGCGGGGGGCCGACGCGGCCTGAAAGACGTGACCGATACGGTGCAGAGGAACTGGTTGCAGTTCGCCACGCACGGAACACCTTCGGCTGCGTGGCCGAGATACGACACCGATCGGAGAGCAACGCTCGTGTTCGACACCGTCACCACAGTCCAGGACGATCCGCGCAGGGAACGTCGACTGGCGTGGGAAGGGTACGAGGGCTACTACGGGCAGGGCCTGTGA
- a CDS encoding carboxylesterase/lipase family protein, which translates to MSPLEVHTESGAVGGRRLDDLITWRGIPYAAPPVGPLRLRAPQPAEPWSDVRRAFHYGASAPQGSGPCDEDCLTLNVVAPAEPSATPRPVMVFIHGGAYSGGSSSSSLYGGHSLVRRGDIVYVSINYRLGALGYVDFSQFSTRERPFDSNLGLRDQMAALEWVQRNIAEFGGDPDNVTIFGESAGANAVTTLMGTPAAKGLFSKAIAQSPPAASAYHPERAARWAREFVEIAGVPLSEAATWLQAAKASDFVEVGTTLADRGADEEPGTRVFAPVVDGFLLPAHPLDTFASGSGHPVPLIIGTNQYEGRVFPRFLDILPTDATRIEKMFSHVDESVKKRAISAYPGYPGRRAAADLGGDVTFWEPSLLCAEGHAAVAPTYSYRYDFAPRLLRLAGLGATHATEMYAVFGLTGPWARALTALGGWKALRTVTDTVQSHWLHFARHGTPAPGWPTYSRENRETLIIDESSRVENDPLGERRRAWLGYEHRR; encoded by the coding sequence GTGAGTCCACTCGAAGTCCACACCGAGAGCGGCGCCGTCGGAGGGCGTCGACTCGACGACCTGATCACCTGGCGCGGAATCCCGTATGCGGCTCCCCCGGTGGGCCCGTTACGGTTACGTGCCCCGCAACCGGCCGAGCCGTGGTCGGATGTCCGGCGAGCCTTCCACTATGGGGCAAGCGCGCCCCAAGGTAGCGGGCCGTGCGACGAAGACTGCCTGACTCTCAACGTGGTGGCTCCCGCGGAGCCGTCCGCGACGCCGCGCCCGGTGATGGTGTTCATCCACGGAGGCGCGTACTCGGGGGGAAGCTCTTCGTCCTCGCTGTACGGTGGCCACTCGCTGGTACGGCGCGGCGACATCGTCTATGTGTCCATCAACTACCGGCTCGGCGCCCTGGGATACGTCGATTTCAGCCAATTCTCCACGCGGGAGCGGCCTTTCGACTCGAATCTCGGCCTGCGCGATCAAATGGCGGCGCTCGAGTGGGTGCAACGCAACATCGCCGAGTTCGGCGGCGACCCCGACAATGTCACGATCTTCGGTGAGTCGGCCGGCGCCAACGCCGTCACCACCCTGATGGGCACACCCGCCGCGAAAGGACTGTTCAGCAAGGCCATCGCACAGAGTCCGCCGGCGGCGTCGGCATACCATCCAGAGCGGGCGGCACGGTGGGCACGCGAATTCGTCGAGATCGCGGGAGTGCCCCTTTCCGAGGCCGCGACCTGGCTGCAGGCCGCGAAGGCCTCCGACTTCGTCGAGGTGGGAACCACTTTGGCGGATCGGGGCGCCGACGAGGAGCCCGGAACACGAGTGTTCGCGCCGGTAGTAGACGGCTTCCTGCTTCCCGCTCACCCGCTCGATACCTTCGCCTCCGGTTCCGGTCACCCGGTTCCCTTGATCATCGGCACCAACCAGTACGAGGGCAGGGTGTTCCCGCGGTTCCTCGATATCCTGCCCACCGACGCCACCCGCATCGAGAAAATGTTCTCGCATGTGGACGAGTCCGTGAAGAAGCGGGCGATCTCCGCGTACCCCGGCTATCCCGGTCGGCGTGCTGCCGCGGACCTCGGCGGTGACGTCACGTTCTGGGAACCATCCCTACTCTGCGCCGAGGGTCATGCCGCCGTAGCCCCCACCTACAGTTACCGATACGACTTCGCTCCCCGCCTCCTCCGCCTCGCCGGACTCGGTGCCACCCACGCCACGGAGATGTACGCGGTGTTCGGGCTGACCGGGCCCTGGGCGCGGGCGCTCACCGCACTCGGTGGGTGGAAAGCGCTGCGCACCGTCACCGACACGGTGCAGTCGCACTGGCTGCATTTCGCACGGCACGGCACGCCGGCGCCCGGCTGGCCCACCTACTCGCGGGAGAACAGGGAAACCCTCATCATCGACGAGAGCAGTCGGGTCGAGAACGATCCGCTCGGCGAGCGTCGTCGCGCCTGGCTCGGCTACGAACACCGGCGCTAG
- a CDS encoding dihydrolipoyl dehydrogenase family protein, with protein sequence MTDSVDDAEEYDVIVIGGGPAGENAASYAIAGSERTAALIEHELVGGECSYWACMPSKALLRPGEVLGAARNMAGVSAGALDPQAVLARRDSFTNNHDDSSQVMWADAQGIEVIRGAACLTGERTVTVGGSRRIRARQAVVVATGTTAAIPDTPGLRAALPWASRDATNLREVPRRVAVIGGGVVACESASWLLDLGVEELTMVVRGRGLLAKNEPFAGKLVAEGLEKKGARLLFGADLRGVERPDPQDTGVGRIHGGPATLDVAGQDPFEVDEIVVATGRTPATSGLGVDPRLLDARGYLPTDDHMTTPDGWLYAVGDVNGRALLTHMGKYQARVCGDVIAARAEGRPLDGSRYSASADHGQVPQVVFSDPEVAAVGITEKEARDSGVDVETVEVDIAVAGSSLSRDDFGGHAKLVVDRGSDTLLGATFAGTDVAELVHAATVAVVGRVPLDALWHAVPSYPTVSEVWLRLLEARR encoded by the coding sequence GTGAGAACGCGGCGAGCTATGCCATCGCGGGCAGCGAGCGCACCGCCGCACTGATCGAGCACGAGCTCGTCGGCGGCGAGTGTTCGTATTGGGCCTGTATGCCCAGCAAGGCGTTGCTGCGTCCCGGGGAGGTCCTGGGTGCCGCACGCAACATGGCCGGTGTATCCGCCGGAGCCCTCGATCCGCAGGCCGTACTCGCCCGGCGGGACTCGTTCACCAACAACCACGACGACTCGTCGCAGGTGATGTGGGCCGATGCGCAGGGAATCGAGGTGATCCGCGGCGCGGCGTGCCTGACCGGCGAGCGGACGGTGACGGTGGGCGGCTCCCGCCGTATCCGCGCCCGGCAAGCCGTCGTCGTGGCGACGGGAACCACGGCAGCGATTCCGGACACACCCGGGCTCCGCGCAGCCTTGCCGTGGGCCTCGCGGGATGCCACCAATCTGCGGGAGGTCCCGCGCCGGGTCGCAGTGATCGGCGGCGGCGTCGTAGCCTGCGAGAGCGCGTCGTGGCTGCTCGACCTCGGTGTCGAGGAACTCACCATGGTGGTGCGAGGCCGAGGGCTACTCGCAAAGAACGAGCCGTTCGCCGGGAAGCTGGTGGCCGAGGGACTCGAAAAGAAGGGCGCCCGACTCCTCTTCGGCGCCGACCTCCGCGGTGTGGAGCGTCCCGATCCGCAGGACACCGGTGTCGGCCGGATCCACGGCGGCCCCGCCACGCTCGACGTGGCCGGGCAGGACCCGTTCGAGGTCGACGAGATCGTGGTCGCGACCGGCCGCACCCCTGCGACTTCGGGGCTGGGAGTCGACCCGCGACTGCTCGACGCGCGCGGCTATCTTCCCACCGACGACCACATGACCACACCGGACGGATGGTTGTACGCCGTCGGCGACGTCAACGGGCGGGCATTGCTCACTCACATGGGCAAATATCAGGCGCGGGTCTGTGGTGACGTGATCGCGGCGCGGGCGGAGGGAAGACCGCTCGACGGTTCCCGCTACAGTGCGTCCGCCGATCACGGGCAGGTTCCCCAGGTGGTGTTCTCGGACCCCGAGGTCGCTGCTGTGGGAATCACCGAGAAGGAGGCCCGCGACTCAGGCGTGGACGTCGAGACGGTCGAAGTCGACATCGCCGTCGCGGGCTCGTCCCTCTCTCGCGACGATTTCGGCGGCCACGCGAAACTTGTCGTCGATCGAGGTTCCGACACCCTGCTAGGTGCGACTTTCGCCGGCACGGACGTCGCCGAACTGGTGCATGCCGCGACGGTCGCCGTCGTGGGAAGGGTGCCGCTGGACGCCCTGTGGCATGCAGTGCCGTCCTACCCGACGGTGAGCGAGGTGTGGCTGCGGTTGCTCGAGGCACGGCGATGA